One window from the genome of Rubinisphaera margarita encodes:
- a CDS encoding WD40/YVTN/BNR-like repeat-containing protein, with product MDTIRRQGTVQSLAFLVCLLFNWTVSAEPKAPTDDASPPIPVLSPLNPAPQEPVFAVVSKQGMRILLSRDDGLTWRQVYLGSDDLEDGGWHGHHAVYGMAYTEGVIAAFSGWGKPGHYIGSVDGKNWGSLWPPESRKDQIWAWSAAAGKGVMLTSASQWQPMAIASDFTNWRTESVKPLLDGGKTHHMVAGYGDYGDGTFVVVGDEQHVFYSRDLGTSWQHARVPAEAGKGQDAVAYGNGVFLCSFPDVVARSADGGETWTLHPHGISGRLSWRGLSFVRNEFWLTSRNGKVARRSKDGIHWHDLPAGTPGGVFLEAETGTIINIERNRYDIRRSTDGKNWTTVFEAPQQNVTWSLSLGVYGRIKTSE from the coding sequence ATGGACACAATCCGTCGTCAGGGGACCGTGCAGAGTCTGGCGTTCCTCGTCTGCCTCCTGTTCAATTGGACCGTGTCGGCTGAGCCGAAAGCCCCGACAGACGATGCGTCTCCCCCGATCCCGGTTCTTTCTCCGCTCAACCCAGCCCCGCAGGAACCAGTCTTCGCCGTGGTGTCCAAGCAGGGAATGAGAATTCTTCTTTCGCGAGACGACGGACTGACGTGGCGTCAGGTTTATCTCGGCTCCGACGACCTGGAAGACGGCGGCTGGCATGGGCATCACGCTGTTTACGGAATGGCGTATACTGAGGGAGTCATTGCTGCTTTCTCGGGGTGGGGAAAACCGGGTCACTACATCGGCTCGGTCGATGGGAAGAACTGGGGGAGCCTGTGGCCGCCCGAGTCCAGGAAAGACCAGATCTGGGCCTGGAGTGCGGCTGCCGGGAAAGGCGTGATGCTGACTTCCGCTTCCCAGTGGCAACCGATGGCCATTGCTTCCGACTTCACCAACTGGCGGACAGAAAGTGTGAAGCCGCTGCTGGACGGCGGAAAAACGCATCACATGGTCGCCGGCTATGGAGACTACGGCGATGGCACTTTCGTCGTTGTCGGTGACGAGCAGCACGTCTTTTACAGCCGGGATCTCGGAACCTCCTGGCAACACGCCAGAGTTCCCGCCGAGGCGGGAAAAGGACAGGACGCCGTCGCTTACGGCAATGGCGTGTTTCTCTGCAGCTTTCCCGATGTGGTCGCACGCTCGGCCGATGGCGGGGAAACGTGGACGCTGCATCCGCATGGCATCTCCGGCCGGCTTTCGTGGAGGGGGCTCAGCTTTGTTCGGAACGAGTTCTGGCTGACCTCCCGAAACGGAAAGGTCGCCCGCCGGAGTAAAGACGGTATTCACTGGCACGATCTTCCGGCCGGAACTCCGGGAGGAGTTTTCCTCGAGGCGGAAACGGGAACGATCATCAATATCGAGCGAAATCGTTACGACATCCGTCGCAGCACGGACGGGAAGAACTGGACTACGGTTTTCGAAGCTCCGCAGCAGAATGTGACCTGGAGCCTTTCACTTGGCGTGTACGGGCGAATCAAAACGTCCGAGTAA
- a CDS encoding PSD1 and planctomycete cytochrome C domain-containing protein, with the protein MLLISFGAATAFAADEVSFSHDVLPVLSDRCFHCHGPDESHREAELRLDLESAAKEDRGDYAAVVPGQLEQSELWQRIATDDPDLVMPPVDSHRTPLSEAEREAIRRWILDGAKWGKHWSLEPPVRPELSESAGHPIDTLVQRKLAAEGLTLSPRAAAHTQLRRLSFALTGMSPRVEETRAFVEEPTDEAWAAAIERMLASPHHAERMAMWWLDAARYSDSDGFQQDATRENWPWRDWVITAFQKNMPFDQFTIEQFAGDLLPDATDEQILATCFHRNHMTNGEGGRDPEESRIDYVIDRVNTTGTVWLGLTLGCCQCHSHKFDPVTQHDYYSLSALFNSIDEDGRAGKGAKPYLNYQSPHVENQIEALEKFVSKCAAEEKTGIAAAEQRFNAWLSEQLSQSDSDYSTWRSPRPTSVVSAEGTKFDVSADSVIQTSGPDLKQDDYRIEIPVPQNMSQVSGWSVEIFPHESHQNGMFTRHGTGDFILTSVKVLAKRAGSPTEEDLEIAGAVADYEASKKRESNWDLRYSHIKETLNDDARDGWTTEGAETVEPHVGVYELKSPFEVRPGDRLVFVLQQRSTLGHANIGRFRISLASERGETVRRADGASPIQELRSADVSSIDEISPDLLKRLRAQYLLGDAEYQQVRQRLEQAQRQLKSLRGQAKPRAVMVLKEREQPRETHVLVRGVWDAKGDVVQAGAIPSVLEWPEGALNNRLDFARWLVNRDNPLTSRVVVNHLWQIMFGVGLVRTPDDFGLQGELPTHPELLDWLAVELIEHDWDLRHILRLIATSETFRQSSVASAELRERDPDNRLLALAPRYRLPAWMLRDNALQVSGTLNPTVGGPPVYPYQPPGVWSEITMGRFKYEPSLGPDQYRRTVYSFWRRSSAPTFLFDSAQRRVCEVRLNRTNTPLQALTLMNDETMLESSRALADLAASSEGFEEGVNLLGERVLGREWSAEERAQLRDVYDSAYKHFSQDPNAAPTFIEVGQQSEVSLEQSPTTAAWMTVASLVLNLDEAISSE; encoded by the coding sequence ATGTTGTTGATTTCCTTCGGGGCGGCGACAGCATTCGCGGCTGATGAGGTTTCGTTTTCACACGACGTGTTGCCGGTCCTGTCCGACCGCTGTTTTCACTGTCACGGACCGGATGAGAGTCACCGCGAAGCGGAGTTGCGTCTCGATCTGGAGTCTGCCGCCAAAGAGGATCGGGGCGACTATGCAGCCGTCGTGCCGGGACAGCTTGAACAGAGTGAGTTGTGGCAGAGGATCGCGACCGATGACCCGGATCTCGTGATGCCGCCCGTCGACTCGCATCGCACGCCACTCAGCGAAGCGGAGCGGGAGGCTATTCGTCGCTGGATTCTCGACGGAGCCAAATGGGGAAAGCACTGGTCGTTGGAACCTCCGGTCAGGCCGGAGCTTTCCGAAAGTGCCGGCCATCCCATCGATACTCTGGTTCAACGTAAGCTGGCCGCCGAAGGACTGACGCTTTCTCCGCGGGCGGCGGCTCACACTCAGTTGCGTCGGCTTTCGTTCGCACTAACCGGGATGTCTCCCCGGGTTGAGGAGACCCGTGCGTTCGTCGAAGAACCGACGGACGAGGCGTGGGCGGCTGCGATCGAAAGGATGCTGGCTTCGCCGCATCATGCGGAGCGAATGGCCATGTGGTGGCTGGATGCGGCTCGCTATTCCGATTCCGACGGATTCCAACAGGACGCCACCCGCGAGAACTGGCCGTGGCGGGATTGGGTGATCACGGCGTTTCAGAAGAACATGCCGTTCGATCAGTTCACGATTGAACAATTTGCGGGGGACCTGCTGCCGGACGCGACTGACGAACAGATCCTGGCGACCTGCTTCCACCGCAATCATATGACGAACGGAGAAGGGGGACGCGATCCGGAAGAGTCGCGAATCGATTACGTGATCGATCGGGTAAATACCACGGGAACGGTCTGGCTGGGGCTGACGCTCGGCTGTTGCCAATGTCACTCGCACAAGTTCGATCCCGTCACGCAGCACGACTATTACTCGCTGTCCGCACTCTTCAACAGCATCGATGAAGATGGTCGAGCCGGGAAGGGAGCGAAACCGTATTTGAACTATCAGTCTCCGCATGTCGAGAATCAGATCGAGGCGTTGGAGAAGTTCGTCTCGAAGTGCGCAGCCGAAGAGAAAACCGGGATCGCTGCGGCTGAGCAGCGGTTCAATGCGTGGCTGAGCGAACAGCTGAGCCAGTCCGACAGCGACTACTCGACGTGGCGATCGCCGCGGCCGACCAGTGTCGTCAGTGCGGAGGGGACAAAGTTCGATGTCTCGGCGGACAGCGTGATCCAGACGTCCGGGCCGGATCTGAAGCAGGATGATTACCGCATCGAGATTCCGGTGCCGCAGAACATGTCGCAGGTGAGTGGCTGGAGCGTGGAGATCTTTCCTCACGAATCGCACCAGAACGGCATGTTCACGCGGCACGGTACCGGCGACTTCATCCTGACCAGTGTCAAAGTTCTGGCGAAACGAGCCGGCAGTCCCACCGAAGAAGATCTGGAAATCGCCGGGGCGGTGGCGGACTATGAAGCCTCCAAGAAGCGGGAGTCGAACTGGGATCTGCGTTACTCGCACATCAAGGAAACACTCAACGATGACGCCCGCGACGGCTGGACGACTGAAGGAGCGGAAACGGTCGAGCCGCATGTCGGGGTGTACGAACTTAAGAGTCCTTTCGAAGTGCGGCCGGGAGATCGACTGGTTTTCGTTCTGCAGCAGCGGTCAACACTCGGGCACGCGAACATCGGACGGTTTCGCATTTCGCTGGCGAGTGAACGGGGCGAGACCGTTCGCCGAGCCGACGGAGCTTCGCCGATTCAGGAACTTCGTAGTGCCGACGTTTCGAGTATTGATGAAATCTCTCCGGATCTGTTGAAACGGTTGAGAGCCCAGTACCTGCTTGGTGATGCGGAGTATCAACAGGTTCGTCAGCGGCTCGAACAGGCCCAGCGTCAACTCAAGTCGCTGCGAGGACAGGCGAAACCGCGTGCGGTCATGGTGCTGAAGGAACGCGAGCAGCCGCGTGAGACGCATGTTCTTGTCCGCGGCGTCTGGGATGCGAAAGGGGACGTCGTTCAGGCGGGCGCGATTCCGAGTGTGCTCGAATGGCCGGAAGGGGCTCTCAACAATCGTCTCGATTTCGCCCGCTGGCTGGTCAATCGGGACAACCCGCTCACATCGCGCGTGGTGGTCAATCATCTCTGGCAGATCATGTTCGGCGTCGGCCTGGTGCGAACGCCCGACGACTTTGGTCTGCAGGGGGAACTTCCCACGCATCCCGAACTGCTCGACTGGCTGGCGGTCGAACTGATCGAGCACGACTGGGATCTGCGTCATATTCTGCGACTGATTGCGACGAGTGAAACCTTTCGGCAAAGCAGCGTCGCATCAGCCGAGCTGCGGGAGCGGGATCCTGACAACCGGCTTCTGGCCCTAGCCCCGCGATACCGGTTGCCGGCCTGGATGTTGCGGGACAATGCTCTGCAGGTGTCGGGCACATTGAATCCGACCGTGGGTGGGCCTCCCGTCTACCCTTACCAGCCGCCCGGAGTCTGGTCTGAGATCACGATGGGACGATTCAAGTACGAGCCGAGCCTGGGACCGGACCAGTATCGGCGAACCGTCTACTCCTTCTGGCGGCGGTCGAGCGCACCCACGTTTCTGTTCGACAGTGCTCAGCGACGCGTCTGTGAAGTGCGGCTCAACCGCACAAATACGCCGCTTCAGGCACTGACACTGATGAATGACGAAACCATGCTCGAGTCGTCTCGGGCTCTGGCCGATCTGGCCGCCTCGAGCGAAGGATTCGAAGAGGGAGTCAACCTGCTTGGCGAGCGAGTTCTCGGCCGTGAATGGTCGGCGGAAGAGCGTGCTCAACTCCGCGATGTTTACGACAGCGCTTATAAACATTTCTCTCAAGATCCGAACGCTGCCCCGACCTTCATAGAGGTGGGGCAACAATCGGAAGTCTCCTTGGAACAGTCTCCGACCACGGCTGCGTGGATGACCGTGGCGAGTCTGGTGCTCAATCTTGATGAAGCAATTTCCAGCGAGTAA
- a CDS encoding DUF1501 domain-containing protein — protein sequence MSFSMLNNTRRQFLAESGLNLSAIAAGSLLAAETATASAGALSTSLPELPHFAPKAKRVIFLTQSGGPSQIELFDYKPELHKLAGTELPDSVRQGQRLTGMTANQQQLILPPVAKFQRHGECGAMVGEWLPHIGSIADEICFVKSMVTDQINHAPAMTKFLTGHQLAGRPSFGCWASYGLGSMNRNLPDYVVMLSRMKRPSDQPLYDHYWGSGFLPSKHQGVKLRSAKDPVLYLNDPDGFPPELRREMLDGLGALNQQHFEKTLDPEIETRIEQYEMAFRMQTSIPELTDLSDEPESTFELYGPDSRRPGSYAANCILARRLAERDVRFIQLFHPDWDHHSRLSSWCVSRCKDTDQASAALVTDLKQRGLLDDTLVIWGGEFGRGVAGQGKWNDPNAGRDHHPRCFTVWMAGAGIKSGFSYGATDDFSYNVAENPVHVRDLHATALHLLGIDHERFSHRYQGLDFRLTGVEPSRVVKEIIA from the coding sequence ATGAGTTTTTCGATGCTGAATAATACCCGACGTCAATTCCTTGCCGAGAGCGGTTTGAATCTGAGTGCGATCGCCGCCGGCTCGCTGCTGGCCGCAGAGACTGCGACCGCCTCAGCCGGTGCCTTGTCGACTTCGCTCCCGGAGTTGCCGCACTTTGCGCCGAAAGCGAAGCGGGTCATCTTCCTGACGCAGTCGGGGGGACCGTCACAGATTGAGCTGTTCGATTACAAGCCCGAACTTCACAAGCTGGCCGGAACCGAATTGCCGGACAGTGTGCGACAGGGCCAGCGGCTGACAGGCATGACGGCCAATCAACAGCAGTTGATTCTGCCGCCCGTGGCGAAGTTTCAGCGTCATGGCGAATGCGGTGCGATGGTTGGCGAATGGCTGCCGCACATCGGATCGATTGCGGACGAGATCTGTTTTGTGAAGTCGATGGTGACCGATCAGATCAACCATGCTCCGGCCATGACGAAATTCCTCACCGGACATCAACTGGCCGGCAGGCCGAGCTTTGGCTGCTGGGCCAGTTACGGACTGGGGAGCATGAACCGCAATCTGCCCGATTATGTCGTCATGCTCTCGCGGATGAAGCGACCGAGCGATCAGCCGCTTTACGATCATTACTGGGGCAGCGGCTTTCTGCCGTCGAAACATCAGGGAGTGAAACTTCGCAGCGCCAAAGATCCAGTTCTCTACCTGAACGACCCGGACGGTTTTCCGCCGGAGCTTCGCCGGGAGATGCTGGATGGCCTGGGGGCTCTCAATCAGCAGCACTTCGAGAAGACGCTCGATCCCGAGATTGAAACGCGAATCGAACAGTACGAGATGGCGTTTCGGATGCAGACTAGTATTCCGGAACTGACCGACCTGAGTGATGAACCGGAGTCGACGTTCGAGCTCTATGGACCCGACTCACGCCGCCCGGGAAGTTATGCCGCCAACTGCATTCTCGCTCGTCGGCTGGCAGAGAGGGATGTGCGGTTCATTCAGTTGTTCCATCCCGACTGGGACCACCATTCGCGGCTCAGCTCGTGGTGCGTCTCGCGATGCAAGGACACCGACCAGGCCAGTGCGGCACTTGTCACCGATCTCAAGCAGCGTGGACTGCTGGATGACACGCTGGTCATCTGGGGAGGCGAATTCGGGCGGGGTGTCGCGGGGCAGGGCAAATGGAACGATCCCAACGCGGGACGCGACCATCACCCTCGCTGCTTCACGGTCTGGATGGCGGGAGCGGGAATCAAGTCGGGCTTCAGCTACGGAGCGACCGACGATTTCAGCTACAACGTCGCCGAGAACCCGGTTCACGTTCGCGACCTGCACGCCACGGCGTTGCATCTGCTGGGCATCGACCACGAACGCTTCTCGCATCGCTATCAGGGCCTCGACTTCCGTCTGACAGGCGTGGAGCCGAGTCGGGTGGTGAAGGAGATTATCGCCTGA
- a CDS encoding sigma-54-dependent transcriptional regulator, whose protein sequence is MNDPRQKKRILIADDEPLYLRTTGQLLRQAGYECVCVADGDAALEKLRDEPFDLILSDLNMPGNLKLELLRQGRSEWPHIPLIVITGVPSLPTAIESVRLGIADYLLKPVKYEDLQASIARVLAHSTVPEVEPADGRSTGTELLERFPEIIGRSAVMREVLEIVERVAESDVNVLISGESGTGKEVIAHAIHNHSRRRDHSFQIIDCTAIPESLFESVVFGHARGAFTGAVKDQEGLLSQSHLGTAFFDELGELPLDSQAKLLRAVQEQAFTPVGKNELRKVDTRFICATNRDLQDEVDAGRFRQDLFYRLGVINLELPPLRDRGEDVMLLASHFLNYLQQGEPRIVRFSAEVAEAFRVYRWPGNIRELRNVIERVVALSRTDTVELSDLPRPMLEDNATALPAFSSSEISREEALDNADQDYLIALLKKHRGNVSKAAQQAGLSRQGMHKLLGRYGLDAADFRT, encoded by the coding sequence ATGAATGACCCGCGACAGAAAAAACGAATTCTGATAGCCGATGACGAGCCGCTGTACCTGCGAACGACCGGTCAGCTCCTGAGACAGGCCGGCTACGAGTGCGTCTGTGTCGCAGACGGCGATGCTGCTCTGGAGAAACTCCGCGACGAACCGTTCGATCTCATTCTGTCGGACCTGAATATGCCGGGGAATCTCAAACTCGAACTGCTACGCCAGGGTCGATCTGAGTGGCCGCATATTCCACTGATCGTGATCACAGGTGTGCCGTCCCTCCCCACAGCCATCGAAAGCGTGCGTTTGGGGATCGCCGACTATCTGCTCAAGCCGGTGAAGTACGAAGACCTGCAGGCCAGTATTGCTCGCGTCCTGGCACATTCGACAGTTCCCGAAGTGGAACCGGCCGACGGGAGGAGCACCGGTACGGAACTTCTCGAAAGATTTCCTGAGATCATCGGCCGCAGTGCCGTTATGCGGGAGGTGCTGGAAATCGTGGAACGGGTCGCTGAGAGCGATGTTAACGTCCTGATTTCCGGAGAAAGCGGAACGGGTAAGGAGGTGATCGCCCACGCGATTCACAACCACAGTCGGCGTCGCGATCACAGTTTTCAGATCATCGACTGCACGGCCATTCCGGAGTCGCTATTCGAATCGGTTGTCTTCGGGCATGCGCGGGGTGCCTTCACCGGCGCCGTGAAAGATCAGGAAGGACTGCTGAGTCAAAGCCATCTCGGCACGGCGTTCTTTGATGAACTCGGAGAGCTCCCGCTCGATTCCCAGGCTAAACTCTTGCGGGCCGTGCAGGAACAGGCTTTCACGCCGGTTGGGAAGAACGAACTTCGTAAGGTCGACACTCGATTCATCTGTGCGACGAACCGCGACCTGCAGGACGAAGTCGACGCCGGGCGCTTTCGGCAGGATCTGTTCTATCGACTCGGAGTAATCAACCTCGAACTCCCCCCCTTGCGTGATCGCGGAGAAGACGTGATGCTCCTGGCCTCTCATTTTCTGAATTATCTGCAGCAGGGCGAACCTCGCATTGTCCGATTCTCGGCGGAAGTCGCGGAGGCGTTTCGCGTCTATCGCTGGCCCGGCAATATTCGCGAATTGCGAAATGTGATCGAACGTGTCGTCGCACTGTCGAGAACAGATACTGTCGAACTCTCGGACCTCCCTCGGCCAATGCTCGAGGACAATGCGACGGCCCTCCCGGCATTCTCCTCTTCAGAAATCTCGCGAGAAGAAGCTCTGGACAACGCGGACCAGGACTACCTCATCGCTCTACTCAAGAAACACCGAGGCAACGTTTCCAAAGCGGCCCAGCAGGCTGGCCTATCCCGGCAGGGAATGCACAAGCTGCTCGGACGCTACGGATTAGATGCCGCTGACTTCCGCACGTGA
- a CDS encoding sensor histidine kinase, with translation MNDHSVFRAIANCTYDWESWHQPNGKLLWVNAAVERITGYSPRECLEMTDYPLPLVGGEYRSRIELILQDAIAGGSGNDVDFQVAHRDGSSRWAAVSWQPMSDQTGRNRGFRASIRDVTERHQLREELRLYNQHLEQLVQERTARIAQLEKQRLRMEKLAALGQMAAGVAHEVNNPLAGIRNAFALFRSNLTPDDDNYELLDLIDGEIERISSITHQMYQLYRPSQQAPRQFDLRRTIADVVILVQPLSEKANVQVHWEARDCVASEDLAATEVVLREGELKQILLNVLRNAVQASPSGGHVEIDVSTRLGEVRIRVTDDGPGVPDEFAARLFEPFFSTKSETREGMGLGLSVSRSLAEAMGGSIRIDNREPHGACVTITLPRLIHSDE, from the coding sequence ATGAACGATCATTCGGTATTTCGAGCGATTGCGAACTGTACCTACGATTGGGAAAGCTGGCACCAGCCGAATGGCAAGCTGCTCTGGGTGAACGCGGCTGTGGAACGGATCACCGGATATTCGCCGCGTGAATGCCTTGAGATGACGGACTATCCGCTGCCGCTGGTCGGAGGCGAATATCGTTCACGAATCGAACTCATTCTGCAGGACGCGATCGCCGGAGGCAGTGGCAACGACGTTGATTTTCAGGTTGCTCATCGGGACGGCTCCAGCAGATGGGCCGCCGTGTCGTGGCAGCCAATGTCCGACCAGACGGGACGGAATCGCGGGTTTCGGGCCAGTATTCGTGATGTGACGGAACGGCACCAACTCAGAGAAGAGTTGCGGCTTTACAATCAACATCTCGAACAACTCGTGCAGGAGCGGACCGCGAGAATTGCCCAGCTGGAGAAACAACGGCTGCGAATGGAAAAGCTGGCCGCTCTCGGTCAAATGGCAGCCGGTGTCGCTCACGAGGTGAACAATCCTCTGGCCGGAATTCGCAATGCTTTCGCCCTGTTTCGCAGTAATCTCACTCCTGATGATGACAACTATGAACTGCTCGATCTGATCGACGGCGAGATCGAACGTATCAGTTCGATCACTCACCAGATGTATCAGCTCTATCGGCCCAGCCAACAGGCGCCCCGCCAGTTCGATTTGCGGCGAACGATTGCCGACGTCGTTATCCTCGTTCAGCCACTGTCGGAGAAAGCGAACGTCCAGGTCCACTGGGAAGCCCGCGACTGCGTGGCTTCGGAAGATCTGGCGGCAACGGAGGTGGTCCTGCGCGAGGGCGAACTGAAGCAAATTCTGTTGAACGTGCTCCGTAACGCCGTTCAGGCCAGTCCGTCTGGCGGTCATGTTGAAATTGACGTCTCGACTCGGCTCGGCGAAGTCAGAATTCGAGTGACGGATGACGGGCCGGGCGTGCCCGACGAATTTGCGGCCCGCTTATTCGAACCCTTTTTCAGCACGAAGTCTGAGACCCGCGAAGGGATGGGACTCGGCCTGTCGGTCTCCCGCAGCCTTGCGGAAGCCATGGGCGGTTCAATCCGCATCGACAATCGCGAACCTCACGGTGCGTGTGTGACCATTACTCTGCCACGTCTGATCCACAGTGATGAATGA
- the rnk gene encoding nucleoside diphosphate kinase regulator has translation MRPKRIIVTATDHFRLRQVLNGSYAQAADPQTRRDLDTELQRAEIVDSLSVPPDVVTMNSVVELRDLEDDSLDVYTLVYPSRADIAEGRLSILSPIGTAILGYRAGDVIEWRVPAGLRRLRIETVELQPEREGQYQL, from the coding sequence ATGCGTCCCAAACGCATCATCGTAACTGCGACTGACCACTTCCGCCTGCGTCAGGTTCTGAACGGCTCGTATGCGCAGGCTGCTGATCCGCAAACCCGGCGCGATCTGGATACGGAATTACAGCGAGCTGAGATCGTCGACTCGCTCAGCGTGCCTCCGGATGTTGTCACAATGAATTCCGTCGTGGAACTGAGAGATCTCGAGGACGACTCTCTGGACGTCTACACGCTGGTGTACCCCAGCCGGGCGGATATCGCTGAGGGCCGCCTCTCAATTCTGTCTCCGATTGGAACTGCCATTCTCGGATACCGCGCCGGAGATGTCATCGAATGGCGGGTGCCCGCCGGTCTGCGTCGGCTCCGCATCGAGACCGTCGAACTGCAACCTGAACGGGAAGGACAGTATCAACTCTAG